The Candidatus Binatia bacterium genomic sequence CGTCGGTCCACTCGGGTCCATACCGAACGGGTGCGATCACATCGAAGGCGTTCCAGATGCCGTTCGGCTGCTGCTTTTCGAAGACCGGCGTGTAGTATTTCCACGACACCGAGTTTGCGTCGAGCAGATCGCGCAGCGTCTGGTACCCGTTCGGATAGTTGGGGAAGTCGTTGGAGCATGGGAAGGGACCCTGGTTGACGAGATGGCGGAGTTTCTTCGAAATCAGCGTCGTGCGGCTGCCCGGGTTCGAGTCGCACCCCCACGCCCGCGACGAGCTGGGAGAATCGATCAGGCTGTGCCGCGCGTCTATGAACGTGCCGCCGCGGATCAAATCCTGATGTGCCGTGAAACTCTCGCTCCCTTGCGTCTGAAACATCATGTCGGCAAGTCCCCACTGCGATGCGATCGCCCAATACGGCGCGACGAGCGTGGGATTGACGTACTGATAGGGCGTCTCGCCTTCGGGTTTCCCCCCGAACTCGATCAAGTTGAACCCGTCCATCGCGCCGTTATGGTACGCGGTGAGAAACGCCGGATAGACGTGCGTTAGGTTGCCGTGCCCCTTACGTTCGAGCTTGACCTCGCTCAGCGTGACCTTTTGGCGCTTGTATCCGCTACCTTTCTTCACGAGTTCGTAACCCGTCGTCGAGCCGGTCGCGCCCGGAAAGGTCGCGAAAAAATCGTTGAACGTCCGGTTCTCCTGGATCATCACGACGACGTGCTGGATCGGCGTGCTCGTTCGCGGGCCGAACGGCGCGCCGGGAGCGAGCGCGCCGCTTCCGCCGGTGGTTCCGGCGCACGCGCTTAGCGTCAGGCTCGCGGCGAGCGCGCAGAGCGCCGGTCTGCTTAGGCTCGTCCGACCAAGCCGCGCGAGATCACGAGCCGTTGGATCTGCTGCGTCCCCTCGTAGATCTGTGTGATCTTCGCATCGCGCATCATGC encodes the following:
- a CDS encoding alkaline phosphatase family protein; amino-acid sequence: MTLSACAGTTGGSGALAPGAPFGPRTSTPIQHVVVMIQENRTFNDFFATFPGATGSTTGYELVKKGSGYKRQKVTLSEVKLERKGHGNLTHVYPAFLTAYHNGAMDGFNLIEFGGKPEGETPYQYVNPTLVAPYWAIASQWGLADMMFQTQGSESFTAHQDLIRGGTFIDARHSLIDSPSSSRAWGCDSNPGSRTTLISKKLRHLVNQGPFPCSNDFPNYPNGYQTLRDLLDANSVSWKYYTPVFEKQQPNGIWNAFDVIAPVRYGPEWTDGHIASPETSIFNDISNGALPAMSWVIPDAQNSDHPGYSSDDTGPAWVASVVNAIGESTYWDSTAVIVVWDDWGGFYDPVAPPLPRDNQGGPGFRVAMLVVSPYVRVGSGTQGGYVSHTVYGFGSILRFVEDTFALGRLGTTDVSCKSIADMFDLTQQPRGFQPISSRYTREYFLHQKPSGLPVDTE